In Synechococcus sp. RS9909, one genomic interval encodes:
- a CDS encoding type III pantothenate kinase has product MGADRFSVLLIGNSRWHWAAWRSGGWQFDHGAPELQRLRLQPPDRWAAVGPVPSEAGLDPARQITVAEVPLQELAPWVGVDRALAAWRAWQLIRATDAPGVLVADAGTVLSLTRVTAAGAFAGGQLAPGLALQGRAMAQGTRALPSPEPERVQDRDDPLFPRETAAAMRRGALQAAVGLLVEAQQCCPWPLWLCGGDAPQLFPHLQGRGVEVRHVPELVLEGLVTLPVGQGPLAITLPPLRPA; this is encoded by the coding sequence GTGGGAGCTGACCGCTTCAGCGTCCTGCTGATCGGCAACAGTCGCTGGCACTGGGCGGCGTGGCGGAGCGGCGGTTGGCAGTTCGACCATGGCGCTCCGGAGCTGCAGCGCCTGCGCCTTCAGCCTCCCGATCGCTGGGCGGCCGTCGGACCTGTGCCCAGCGAGGCTGGCCTCGATCCGGCTCGGCAGATCACCGTGGCGGAGGTGCCTTTGCAGGAGCTGGCGCCCTGGGTCGGTGTCGATCGGGCCCTGGCGGCCTGGCGGGCCTGGCAGTTGATCCGGGCGACGGATGCGCCCGGGGTGCTGGTGGCGGATGCGGGCACCGTGCTCAGTCTCACCAGGGTCACCGCTGCGGGGGCGTTCGCCGGCGGGCAGCTGGCACCGGGGCTGGCGCTCCAGGGGCGGGCGATGGCCCAGGGCACCAGGGCCCTGCCGAGTCCGGAACCGGAGCGCGTGCAGGATCGCGATGACCCACTGTTTCCCCGGGAGACCGCTGCGGCGATGCGCCGTGGCGCCCTGCAGGCTGCTGTGGGTTTGCTGGTGGAGGCGCAACAGTGTTGTCCCTGGCCGCTCTGGCTCTGCGGTGGTGATGCACCGCAGCTGTTTCCCCATCTGCAGGGGCGCGGTGTTGAGGTGCGGCATGTGCCGGAGCTGGTGCTGGAAGGGCTGGTGACCCTGCCGGTGGGGCAGGGCCCGCTCGCCATCACACTGCCGCCGCTCAGGCCAGCTTGA
- a CDS encoding phosphoadenylyl-sulfate reductase yields MTGEQELLQDRALLEPLTPRDRLLWAAERFGAGFAVTTSFGIQSAVLLHMLSTLPMGQDIPVIWVDTGYLPPETYRYADALTQRFGLRLHVTQSPLSPARMEALHGQLWATGRMEDLDLYLRLRKVEPLEQAMETLEVRCWSSGVRRGQTDHRGTMSLLDPIRGRLSLRPLLEWTPRDVYYYMQEHALPQHPLFEQGYSTVGDWHSSAPDGAEQSGRQTRFGGMKQECGIHLPGVMGDGI; encoded by the coding sequence ATGACAGGCGAGCAGGAGCTGCTGCAGGACCGTGCCCTGCTGGAACCGCTTACGCCGCGCGACCGTCTGCTTTGGGCGGCCGAGCGCTTTGGCGCTGGCTTTGCCGTTACCACCAGTTTCGGGATCCAGTCGGCGGTGCTGTTGCACATGCTCAGCACCCTGCCGATGGGACAGGACATCCCGGTGATCTGGGTGGATACGGGCTATCTCCCGCCCGAGACCTACCGCTATGCCGACGCGCTGACCCAGCGTTTTGGCTTGCGATTGCATGTGACGCAGAGCCCGCTGTCTCCAGCACGGATGGAGGCCCTTCATGGACAGCTCTGGGCCACGGGGCGGATGGAGGATCTGGATCTTTATCTGCGGCTGCGCAAGGTGGAACCCCTGGAGCAGGCGATGGAGACCCTGGAGGTGCGGTGCTGGTCGAGTGGGGTGCGCCGCGGCCAGACCGACCATCGCGGCACCATGTCGCTGCTGGATCCGATACGGGGTCGGCTCTCCCTGCGACCGCTGCTGGAGTGGACTCCGCGCGATGTGTACTACTACATGCAGGAGCATGCTCTGCCCCAGCACCCCCTGTTCGAGCAGGGCTATTCCACGGTGGGTGACTGGCACTCCAGTGCACCCGATGGTGCGGAGCAATCCGGGCGCCAGACCCGCTTCGGCGGCATGAAGCAGGAATGCGGCATCCATCTCCCGGGGGTGATGGGGGACGGCATCTAG
- a CDS encoding NAD(P)/FAD-dependent oxidoreductase: METDAVVIVGGGFGGLSTALALSQHQPRPPIVLIEPNDRFLFLPLLYELLSNELRPWEVAPSYDTLLRSRGIAWIQSRASRIDTSSRTVQTSNGDCLSYGQLVLASGSEPDDFGIPGVEDHALRFHTLQDVTLLRERIQALNRQQHRNVAIVGAGAAGVELACKLADLLRGSATVHLIERGDTILPNAKAFNREQASRALQKRGVELHLRRSVRSVDASVVHLDQGSLGHDGLIWTAGTRARLPSLTPSLPCRQGRLLVNDVLCSVACPSLLAIGDVAVRQTVEAAVDTWPHTAQAALQQGQAAARTVMALRAGSEPMPFQFRDLGEMLSLGVGEATITGMGLTLAGPLAFQLRRLIYLARLPDLSLGLRSAGAWALGG, translated from the coding sequence ATGGAAACCGATGCTGTGGTGATCGTCGGCGGCGGCTTCGGCGGCCTCAGCACAGCCCTGGCCCTGAGCCAGCACCAGCCCCGCCCGCCGATCGTGCTGATCGAGCCGAACGATCGCTTCCTGTTCCTGCCCCTGCTCTACGAGCTGCTCAGCAACGAGCTGCGCCCCTGGGAAGTGGCCCCCAGCTACGACACCCTGCTGAGAAGCCGTGGCATCGCCTGGATCCAGAGCCGGGCCAGCCGCATCGACACCAGCTCACGCACGGTTCAGACCTCGAATGGCGACTGCCTCAGCTACGGACAGCTGGTGCTGGCCAGCGGGTCAGAACCCGACGACTTCGGCATTCCCGGTGTCGAAGACCATGCCCTGCGGTTTCACACCCTCCAGGATGTGACCCTGCTGCGGGAGCGGATTCAAGCCCTGAACCGTCAGCAGCACCGCAACGTGGCGATCGTGGGCGCCGGCGCAGCCGGAGTCGAGCTGGCCTGCAAGCTCGCCGACCTGCTGCGGGGATCGGCCACGGTGCATCTGATCGAACGCGGCGACACGATCCTCCCCAACGCGAAAGCGTTCAACCGTGAGCAGGCCAGCCGCGCCCTCCAGAAGAGAGGAGTCGAGCTCCACCTTCGCCGCTCCGTCCGTTCCGTCGACGCCAGCGTGGTGCATCTCGACCAGGGCAGCCTCGGCCACGATGGCTTGATCTGGACGGCCGGCACCCGTGCCCGCCTGCCGTCGCTGACGCCGTCGCTCCCCTGCCGCCAGGGCCGACTGCTGGTCAATGACGTGCTCTGCAGCGTCGCCTGTCCATCGCTGCTGGCGATCGGTGATGTGGCCGTGCGTCAGACGGTGGAGGCGGCCGTCGACACCTGGCCGCACACCGCCCAGGCAGCACTGCAGCAGGGCCAGGCTGCGGCCCGAACCGTGATGGCGCTCCGCGCCGGATCCGAACCGATGCCGTTCCAGTTCCGGGATCTGGGCGAAATGCTCAGCCTGGGCGTGGGCGAGGCCACGATCACCGGCATGGGCCTCACCCTGGCCGGCCCCCTCGCCTTCCAGCTGCGCCGGCTCATCTATCTGGCCCGGCTGCCGGATCTGTCGCTTGGCCTGCGCTCCGCCGGCGCCTGGGCACTGGGCGGTTGA
- the hflX gene encoding GTPase HflX, with protein MKQAHLAGRTRGLRPSQLRQAERLSHRRHPSDNGADPLTLERLADLCLDLKQPLHLLIDARGLCRLLWVGPLTESGQLLSHLPGGERRRTGDRRRWRLVSCLAASGRGLLSPEPREAVVALDLEPELWLRYLAKPEPGGRRPARGWQPARHSSLGWATLEGDDLDAFCRLSPAGSGTASTSTGPPLDRRSAGGPERVLLLTLTGRDEQRNERDLAELEGLVRSAGAEPVNNCPQALSSAHPQTLWGTGKLQEAALEVRRHQASLVITDRELTPVQVRNLERWLDCPVMDRTELILDIFAQRAASAAGRLQVELAQLRYRLPRLIGRGRSLSRQGGGIGTRGPGETQLEKDRRAISRRIEALRRGLTQLRQHRGRLRDRRGDLHRLALVGYTNAGKSSLLNALCGQRGRSTVLAENKLFATLDPTTRRLAFPRDAAAADVLLITDTVGFIRELPEALMEAFKATLEETVDADLLLLVVDLGDPDWSGQLQAVHSLLDALGCDQPRQVVANQIDRCDADAIDTIRRLEPEVLYVSATSGLGLQGLKQRLDERFWGSGTRTDTLAPATDSTVPWPS; from the coding sequence TTGAAGCAGGCCCATCTGGCGGGTCGCACCCGCGGCTTGCGTCCCTCTCAACTGCGTCAGGCCGAGCGCCTCAGCCACCGCCGCCACCCCAGCGACAACGGCGCCGACCCGCTCACCCTGGAGCGCCTGGCGGATCTCTGCCTGGATCTGAAGCAGCCCCTCCACCTGCTGATCGATGCCCGCGGTCTCTGCCGATTGCTCTGGGTCGGCCCCCTGACGGAATCGGGCCAACTGCTCAGCCACCTGCCGGGCGGCGAACGGCGGCGCACGGGGGACCGGCGGCGCTGGCGCCTGGTGAGTTGCCTGGCGGCAAGCGGACGCGGCCTTCTGAGCCCGGAGCCGCGGGAGGCGGTGGTGGCCTTGGATCTGGAGCCGGAGCTCTGGTTGCGCTACCTCGCCAAACCAGAACCAGGCGGTCGCCGGCCGGCCCGGGGCTGGCAGCCAGCGCGCCACAGCAGCCTGGGCTGGGCGACCCTGGAGGGGGATGACCTCGACGCGTTCTGCCGGCTGTCACCAGCGGGATCCGGCACAGCCTCCACCAGCACCGGTCCACCGCTCGATCGCCGCAGCGCCGGCGGCCCGGAGCGGGTGCTGCTGCTGACGCTCACGGGCCGCGATGAGCAACGCAACGAGCGGGATCTGGCGGAACTGGAGGGCCTGGTGCGCAGCGCCGGAGCCGAACCGGTGAACAACTGCCCTCAGGCCCTGAGCAGCGCCCACCCGCAGACGCTCTGGGGCACGGGCAAGCTGCAGGAGGCGGCCCTGGAGGTGCGTCGTCATCAGGCGTCGCTCGTGATCACCGATCGGGAGCTGACGCCGGTGCAGGTGCGGAATCTGGAACGGTGGCTCGATTGCCCGGTGATGGATCGCACCGAGTTGATCCTCGACATCTTTGCCCAGCGGGCCGCCAGCGCCGCCGGACGCCTGCAGGTGGAACTGGCCCAACTGCGCTACCGGTTACCACGCCTGATCGGCCGCGGCCGCAGTCTGTCGCGACAGGGCGGAGGCATCGGCACCCGGGGCCCCGGCGAAACCCAGCTGGAAAAGGACCGCCGGGCGATCAGCCGGCGCATCGAAGCGCTCCGCCGCGGCCTCACCCAGCTGCGACAGCATCGGGGCCGGCTGCGGGATCGCCGTGGGGATCTCCACCGCCTCGCCCTAGTGGGCTACACCAATGCCGGCAAGTCATCCCTGCTCAATGCTCTCTGCGGCCAACGGGGGCGAAGCACGGTGCTGGCGGAGAACAAATTGTTCGCCACACTCGACCCCACCACCCGCCGCCTGGCCTTCCCCCGCGACGCCGCCGCGGCCGACGTGCTCCTGATCACCGACACGGTGGGCTTCATCCGGGAGCTACCGGAAGCCCTGATGGAAGCCTTCAAGGCCACGCTCGAGGAAACAGTGGATGCCGACCTGCTTCTGCTGGTGGTGGACCTGGGCGATCCCGACTGGAGCGGACAACTGCAGGCGGTCCACAGCCTGCTCGATGCCCTGGGTTGTGATCAGCCCCGCCAGGTGGTGGCGAACCAGATCGACCGCTGCGACGCCGACGCGATCGACACCATTCGCCGCTTGGAGCCTGAGGTGCTTTACGTCTCCGCCACCAGCGGCCTGGGGCTACAGGGGCTGAAACAGCGTTTGGACGAACGGTTCTGGGGATCGGGCACCAGGACCGATACGTTGGCCCCAGCCACCGATTCCACCGTGCCATGGCCGAGCTGA
- a CDS encoding SLC13 family permease, producing MAELSAALLQPQALITLAVLVLAVVLFVSGVLAPELTGLLSVALLVSTGVLTPEQGLAGFGSPALITLLGLFAVSAALFRSGALDRLRELIASERIRSDRRMVAMLALVVGPISGIVPNTPVVASLLPVLETWCHRRRIAPSRVLLPLSFATLLGGTLTLLGSSVNLLASDISRQLGYGSLELFSITAIGLPVWLAGSAYMLLAPAMLLPSRHDGSAELVAAPGQSGYSTEVTIPASSSLVGETLRHSRLQRRFDVDVLELQRGAERLLPPLADRRLEAGDRLLLRVTRDDLLRLQQDHTIQLADGTLFSGNSEGGQRTVEVLLPAGSTLAGASLRELRFRQRHNATVLALRRGQQTVQERLGQAILREGDVLLLQAPLDAIRGLQASNDLLVLDQLENDLPTVRRKPLAITITLLMLLVPSLTPIPLVAAVLFAVVALVVAGCLRPGEVQRSIRLDVILLLGSLSSFSVALQSTGLADGLAAAMEQLLRPWPAYGALATIFLATTLITSVMSNAASVALLIPVATQLAPSLGLPPQAMLLLVLFGASQSFLTPMGYQTNLMVFGPGRYHFLDIPRYGAGLTVLMTLLVPALVLGHYGAA from the coding sequence ATGGCCGAGCTGAGTGCGGCTCTGCTCCAGCCCCAGGCCCTGATCACACTGGCGGTGCTGGTCCTGGCGGTGGTGCTGTTCGTCAGCGGTGTCCTCGCACCGGAACTGACCGGGCTGCTCAGCGTCGCCCTGCTGGTGAGCACGGGTGTGCTCACGCCGGAACAGGGCCTGGCCGGATTCGGCAGCCCGGCCCTGATCACCCTGCTGGGCCTGTTCGCCGTGTCCGCTGCCCTGTTCCGCAGTGGAGCCCTTGATCGGCTGCGCGAACTGATCGCCTCGGAACGGATCCGCAGCGACCGACGCATGGTGGCGATGCTGGCACTGGTGGTGGGGCCGATCTCCGGGATCGTGCCCAACACCCCAGTGGTGGCCAGCCTGCTGCCCGTGCTGGAAACCTGGTGTCACCGGCGCCGGATCGCCCCCTCCCGGGTGCTGCTCCCCCTCTCCTTCGCCACCCTGCTCGGGGGCACCCTCACCCTTCTGGGCAGCTCCGTGAACCTGCTGGCCAGCGACATCAGCCGCCAACTGGGCTATGGCTCTCTGGAGCTCTTCAGCATCACCGCCATCGGCCTGCCGGTGTGGCTGGCGGGCTCGGCCTACATGCTCCTGGCACCGGCCATGCTGCTGCCCAGCCGCCACGACGGCTCGGCAGAACTGGTCGCGGCGCCGGGCCAGAGCGGCTACTCCACGGAAGTGACGATCCCAGCCAGCTCCAGCCTGGTGGGCGAAACCCTGCGCCACAGCCGCCTGCAGCGCCGTTTTGATGTGGATGTGCTCGAACTGCAACGCGGCGCCGAGCGCCTGCTGCCACCGCTGGCGGACCGCCGCCTCGAAGCGGGTGACCGGCTGCTGCTGCGGGTGACCCGCGACGACCTGCTGCGGCTTCAGCAGGATCACACCATCCAACTGGCCGACGGCACCCTGTTTTCAGGCAACAGCGAGGGCGGACAGCGCACGGTGGAAGTGCTGCTGCCGGCGGGCTCGACCCTGGCGGGTGCGAGTTTGCGGGAACTGCGATTCCGCCAGCGGCACAACGCCACCGTGCTCGCCCTGCGCCGCGGCCAGCAGACGGTGCAGGAGCGACTGGGGCAAGCGATCTTGCGCGAGGGCGATGTGCTGCTGCTGCAGGCGCCCCTCGACGCAATCCGGGGCCTGCAGGCCAGTAACGACCTGCTGGTGCTCGACCAACTGGAGAACGATCTGCCCACCGTGCGCCGCAAACCGCTGGCGATCACGATCACCCTGCTGATGTTGCTGGTGCCCAGCCTCACCCCGATTCCCCTGGTGGCCGCCGTGCTGTTCGCGGTGGTGGCGCTGGTGGTGGCGGGTTGCCTGCGGCCCGGAGAAGTGCAGCGCTCGATCCGCCTCGATGTGATTCTGCTGCTGGGCTCCCTCTCGAGCTTCAGCGTGGCGCTGCAGTCCACGGGCCTGGCCGATGGCCTCGCCGCCGCCATGGAGCAGCTGTTGCGCCCCTGGCCCGCCTACGGCGCCCTGGCCACGATCTTCCTGGCCACCACGCTGATCACCAGTGTGATGAGCAATGCCGCTTCAGTGGCTCTGCTGATTCCGGTGGCCACCCAGCTGGCGCCCTCCCTGGGCCTGCCACCCCAGGCGATGCTGCTGCTGGTGCTGTTCGGGGCGAGCCAATCCTTTCTCACCCCGATGGGCTATCAAACCAACCTGATGGTGTTCGGCCCGGGGCGCTATCACTTTCTCGACATTCCCCGCTATGGCGCCGGCCTCACCGTGCTGATGACCCTTCTGGTGCCAGCCCTGGTGCTCGGGCACTACGGAGCGGCCTGA
- a CDS encoding TrkH family potassium uptake protein — protein sequence MPIPTALSRTQAWYRRLTVPQFTVVTGLLVIAAGTVILATPLCSSPRVGLWEALFTATSAVTVTGLSVIDVGRDLTGIGQGVLAVMILVGGLGLMAITTFLQGFVVRGTALRRRLDRGQTLDEFGVGGVGRTFRGIALTAAVMILVGATVLYSFGFTDLPRGPERLWAALFHSISAYNNAGFALWSDSLEAYRTNGVVNAVVLVLIVLGGIGWRVTNDVWTHRQRLKRRNLSLHTRLVLRASGILIVIGTFGLMVTESLTRGQFLSSVAWPERLMVALFESVSARTAGFTTVHLSLQSISDSGLLLLMTLMFIGASPGGTGGGIKTTTVVALVAATRSTLRGRDDVVIRSRQISDKVVLRAVSITVASLLFVLAMAMMLALSSNVSGEEPFTFLELVFTCISAFATVGLDLGVTEHLGRFGQLVLVFGMFVGRLGILLLLSAIWETLNRDLLSRQNRIGFPREDLYV from the coding sequence ATGCCGATCCCCACAGCCCTCAGCCGCACCCAGGCCTGGTATCGCCGGCTCACCGTGCCCCAGTTCACGGTGGTGACGGGCCTGCTCGTGATCGCTGCCGGCACGGTGATTCTGGCCACACCACTCTGCTCCAGCCCCCGGGTCGGCCTCTGGGAAGCCCTGTTCACCGCGACCTCGGCGGTCACCGTGACCGGACTCTCGGTGATTGATGTAGGCCGGGATCTGACCGGCATCGGCCAGGGGGTGCTGGCGGTGATGATCCTGGTGGGCGGGCTCGGCCTGATGGCGATCACCACCTTCCTCCAGGGCTTCGTGGTGCGCGGAACCGCCCTGCGCCGACGGCTCGACCGGGGCCAGACCCTCGATGAATTCGGGGTGGGGGGCGTGGGCCGCACCTTTCGTGGCATCGCCCTCACCGCAGCCGTGATGATCCTGGTGGGGGCCACCGTGCTCTACAGCTTCGGCTTCACCGATCTGCCGCGAGGCCCCGAAAGGCTCTGGGCCGCCCTGTTCCACAGCATTTCGGCCTACAACAACGCCGGCTTTGCCCTCTGGAGCGACAGCCTGGAGGCCTACCGCACCAACGGAGTGGTGAATGCGGTGGTGCTGGTGCTGATCGTGCTGGGGGGGATCGGTTGGCGGGTCACCAACGACGTCTGGACCCATCGCCAACGCCTGAAGCGACGCAATCTGAGCCTGCATACCCGGCTGGTGCTGCGCGCCTCCGGGATCCTGATCGTCATCGGCACCTTCGGCCTGATGGTGACGGAATCACTCACCCGCGGCCAGTTCCTCAGCAGCGTCGCCTGGCCGGAACGGTTGATGGTGGCCCTGTTCGAATCCGTCAGTGCGCGCACCGCTGGATTCACCACCGTGCATCTCTCCCTGCAGAGCATCTCCGACTCGGGTCTGCTGCTGCTCATGACCCTGATGTTCATCGGCGCCAGCCCCGGCGGCACCGGTGGCGGCATCAAAACCACCACCGTGGTGGCCCTGGTGGCCGCGACACGCTCCACCCTGCGCGGTCGCGATGATGTGGTCATCCGCAGCCGTCAGATCTCCGACAAAGTGGTGCTGAGGGCCGTGAGCATCACGGTGGCCTCCCTGCTGTTTGTGCTGGCGATGGCCATGATGCTGGCCCTCAGCAGCAATGTGAGCGGCGAGGAACCCTTCACGTTTCTCGAACTGGTGTTCACCTGCATCTCGGCGTTTGCCACCGTGGGACTGGACCTCGGCGTCACCGAACATCTGGGCCGCTTCGGCCAGCTGGTGCTGGTGTTCGGCATGTTCGTGGGCCGGCTCGGCATCCTGCTCTTGCTGAGCGCCATCTGGGAAACCCTGAACCGGGATCTGCTCAGTCGTCAGAATCGGATCGGATTCCCGCGGGAGGATCTCTATGTCTAG
- a CDS encoding TrkA family potassium uptake protein has product MSREWWNWAPSSGDELQSFGVVGVGRFGSAVCRELLQNGADVLAVDRSARAIEELRQQEPSVEARVVDCTDEESLREAGILDMDTVVVAISEPIEASITATLIAKDGKGSRVRRVIARATSDLHEKMLTRVGADKVVFPSRMQGERLGLELVRPNLMERLELDERHCIEEIKVPSHFVGRSLRDLNLRKNHRVNVLAAGPVKELTVNPPASHVLQDGHVLVVMGLIDDLQNLPKS; this is encoded by the coding sequence ATGTCTAGGGAGTGGTGGAACTGGGCACCCTCCAGCGGCGATGAGCTCCAGAGCTTCGGCGTCGTTGGTGTGGGTCGCTTCGGCAGTGCTGTCTGCCGGGAACTGCTGCAGAACGGCGCCGATGTGTTGGCGGTCGATCGGTCCGCCCGGGCGATCGAGGAGCTGCGTCAACAGGAGCCGTCGGTGGAGGCGCGTGTCGTCGACTGCACCGACGAGGAATCACTGCGGGAAGCAGGCATCCTCGACATGGACACCGTGGTGGTGGCCATCAGTGAACCGATCGAGGCCAGCATCACCGCCACCCTGATTGCCAAAGATGGCAAAGGCAGCCGGGTCCGACGCGTGATCGCACGTGCCACCAGCGATCTGCACGAAAAAATGCTCACCCGGGTCGGAGCCGACAAGGTGGTGTTCCCCTCCCGCATGCAGGGGGAACGACTGGGACTGGAACTGGTGCGCCCCAATCTGATGGAACGGCTGGAGCTGGATGAACGGCACTGCATTGAAGAAATCAAGGTGCCCAGCCATTTCGTCGGCCGCTCCCTTCGCGACCTGAATCTGCGCAAGAACCATCGCGTCAACGTGCTGGCGGCGGGCCCGGTCAAAGAACTCACCGTGAACCCACCCGCCTCCCACGTGCTGCAGGACGGTCATGTGCTCGTGGTGATGGGGCTGATCGACGATCTGCAGAACCTGCCGAAATCCTGA
- a CDS encoding anhydro-N-acetylmuramic acid kinase: protein MFVIGLMSGTSADGVDAVLVRLQGRPDHPDWKLIERASVPYPPELRQRILAVGQGIPHAAGELLDLAEAITACQAEAALACDPQRRASLIGCHGQTVWHRPPSAMADGGQTPGASWQMLLAPALAQRLERSVVHDFRAADLACGGQGAPLVPMADAALLGRIDGWRALLNLGGIANLTLIPPRFGPDRDAEVLGWDCGPANSLIDLAVEHFSGGSEHFDADGRHAATGRVEEAAIQCWLQEAYFRQPAPKSTGREVFGRPDLLRRLGELTHLQPDDCIATLTAFTAAVVAADLERWTSQGRPRPLELVVAGGGGRNPVLMKELRQRCRGIRVDRSDSLSLPLESREAVVFALLAWWHWQRHPGNAPAVTGASRRVVLGQRAEPA from the coding sequence ATGTTCGTCATCGGCCTGATGAGCGGCACCAGCGCCGACGGCGTGGACGCAGTGCTGGTGCGCCTTCAGGGCAGGCCGGACCACCCGGATTGGAAACTGATCGAGCGAGCCTCGGTGCCCTATCCCCCGGAGCTGCGCCAACGGATTCTGGCGGTGGGCCAGGGCATTCCCCATGCGGCAGGCGAGCTGCTGGATCTGGCCGAAGCGATCACCGCCTGTCAGGCCGAAGCGGCCCTGGCCTGCGACCCGCAGCGACGGGCCTCCCTGATCGGATGCCATGGCCAGACGGTCTGGCATCGCCCCCCTTCCGCCATGGCCGATGGAGGTCAGACGCCTGGGGCGAGCTGGCAGATGCTGCTGGCCCCGGCTCTGGCCCAACGCCTCGAGCGGTCCGTGGTGCATGACTTCCGCGCCGCCGATCTGGCCTGCGGCGGTCAGGGAGCCCCGCTGGTGCCGATGGCCGATGCCGCCCTGCTCGGTCGGATCGATGGCTGGCGCGCCCTGCTCAATCTTGGCGGCATTGCCAATCTCACCCTGATTCCACCGCGCTTCGGTCCCGATCGCGATGCGGAGGTGCTGGGCTGGGACTGCGGTCCAGCCAACAGCCTGATCGACCTGGCGGTGGAGCACTTCAGCGGCGGCAGCGAACACTTCGATGCCGATGGACGCCACGCCGCCACCGGCCGGGTGGAGGAAGCAGCGATCCAATGCTGGCTTCAGGAGGCCTATTTCCGGCAACCAGCCCCCAAATCAACCGGGCGGGAAGTGTTCGGACGGCCCGATCTGCTGCGCCGGCTGGGGGAGCTGACGCACCTCCAGCCGGATGACTGCATCGCCACCCTCACCGCGTTCACAGCAGCGGTGGTGGCGGCGGATCTGGAGCGGTGGACCAGCCAGGGTCGTCCCCGGCCACTGGAGCTGGTGGTGGCCGGTGGTGGCGGCCGGAACCCCGTGTTGATGAAGGAACTGAGGCAGCGCTGTCGCGGGATCCGGGTCGACCGGAGCGACAGCCTGTCGCTGCCGCTGGAGAGCCGGGAAGCGGTGGTGTTTGCGCTGCTGGCCTGGTGGCACTGGCAACGCCATCCGGGCAACGCCCCGGCCGTGACCGGTGCCAGCCGCCGGGTTGTGCTGGGGCAACGGGCTGAGCCGGCGTGA